From the Purpureocillium takamizusanense chromosome 6, complete sequence genome, one window contains:
- the ARF6 gene encoding ADP-ribosylation factor, Arf Arf6 (COG:U~EggNog:ENOG503NYP1), translating into MSSRDSTAHHHQPTPPDTHRNLRWRTYQDTATTATTTTSFTTTASPKAGSSSRSFSIGLQQSARNTLASIRDRLPSNVHSRLASSEPVTKMGGQISKVMGKIFGSKEMRLLMLGLDAAGKTTILYKLKLGQDVTTIPTVGFNVETVTYKNVKFNVWDVGGQDKIRPLWRHYFSGTQGLIFVIDSADRNRIDEARQELHRIINDREMKDSLLLVFANKQDLKEAMKPQEVTEALQLARLKDKVWYVVPSCATTGEGLLEGLAWLSNNVKSQPAPVKK; encoded by the exons ATGAGTTCTCGCGACTCCAcggctcatcatcaccaacctACACCCCCCGATACGCATAGAAACCTCCGCTGGCGAACCTACCAAGACACCGCTACCACCGCCACGACTACCACCTccttcaccaccactgccagcCCCAAAGCcggcagtagcagcagaAGCTTTAGCATCGGCTTGCAGCAATCCGCACGCAACACGCTCGCCTCGATCCGCGACCGCCTCCCCTCCAACGTACAcagccgcctcgccagcagcgagccAGTCACCAAGATGGGTGGCCAAATATCCAAGGTGATGGGCAAGATCTTCGGGTCCAAGGAGATGCGCCTCCTCatgctcggcctcgacgccgccggcaagaccACCATCCTCTACAAGCTTAAGCTTGGCCAGGAcgtcaccaccatccccACCGTCGGCTTCAACGTCGAGACGGTCACTTACAAGAACGTCAAGTTCAACGTCTGGGACGTGGGCGGCCAGGACAAGATTCGGCCCCTCTGGAGGCATTACTTTTCGG GCACCCAGGGTCTCATCTTCGTCATCGATTCGGCCGACCGCAACcgcatcgacgaggctcGCCAGGAGCTGCACCGCATCATCAACGACCGAGAAATGAAGGAcagcctgctgctcgtcTTCGCCAACAAGCAGGACCTCAAGGAGGCCATGAAGCCCCAGGAGGTGACCGAggccctgcagctcgcccgTCTCAAGGACAAGGTCTGGTACGTGGTGCCCAGCTGCGCCACCaccggcgagggcctgctcgagggcctggcctggctgtcCAACAATGTCAAGTCGCAGCCCGCCCCTGTCAAGAAGTGA
- a CDS encoding uncharacterized protein (TransMembrane:1 (i77-98o)~EggNog:ENOG503P4F1) encodes MAPHARVVMSRQYYSDLEVAPDLTTPEAYHEEKIAHYNNGTLPHAELSTEPHHQHELASSQKPSHQRTICGLSRQKAFWLALVLAVVVLVAVVGGAVGGTQAARSKDNDSDKTNNNNNTSDVPSSSTTPTARDQPTKTILTTTTQANPTQTLYRDCPSSNNTIYNALGSTAYQFRKFCNASFQWSAGAGGRNVVNQRTSSLNDCIDLCVAFNVKNRTEIAAGTSNACNGVCWRNDIGDPDWPGQCFGATIQNSSEAGFPVTRETICDSGAWVNQRLL; translated from the coding sequence ATGGcaccgcacgcacgcgtCGTCATGTCACGGCAATACTACTCCGACCTCGAAGTCGCCCCCGACTTGACAACCCCCGAGGCATATCATGAGGAGAAGATTGCGCACTACAACAACGGGACGCTGCCCCACGCGGAACTGTCTACTGAGCCGCATCACCAGCACGAGCTCGCAAGCTCGCAAAAACCGTCCCACCAGCGCACAATATGCGGGCTGTCACGACAAAAGGCATTTTGGCTTGCCTTGGTtctggccgtcgtcgtccttgtcgctgTAGtaggcggcgccgttggcggtACGCAGGCTGCCCGATCCAAGGACAACGACAGCGATAAaaccaacaacaacaacaacaccagcGATGTGCCATCGTCGTCTACGACACCAACCGCGCGAGACCAGCCAACCAAAACcatcctcaccaccaccacgcaaGCCAACCCCACCCAAACCCTCTACCGCGACTGCCCCTCCTCCAACAACACCATCTACAACGCCCTCGGCTCGACCGCGTACCAGTTCCGCAAGTTCTGCAACGCCTCCTTCCAATGGtccgccggtgccggtggaAGAAACGTGGTCAACCAGAGGACGAGCAGCCTCAACGACTGCATCGACCTGTGCGTCGCCTTCAACGTCAAGAACCGCACCGAGATCGCCGCCGGGACCAGCAACGCCTGCAACGGCGTGTGCTGGCGCAACGACATCGGCGACCCGGATTGGCCGGGGCAGTGCTTCGGGGCGACGATTCAGAATTCGTCGGAGGCCGGGTTTCCTGTCACGCGGGAGACCATCTGTGATTCGGGAGCTTGGGTGAACCAGCGTTTACTATGA
- a CDS encoding uncharacterized protein (EggNog:ENOG503NXSK~COG:G~COG:Q): MAIIIPAKSHPEVVVQAVAARSRERAEAFAKSQGVPEVKSSYQEILDDPNIDAVLVPLANGLHFEWAVRALRAGKHVLLEKPSVSNSEEAEILFSLPEMSGGNGPILMEACHNRFHPSWILFQSLIDPVDVVHFDTDSMIPWWATSKEDIHFNFNIAGGCIMAMGCYSFAAMRHVFGSEPVECTECTTNHFTDGVHDKCDWAFEAKFRFPNGGIGEARSTLRGKTAWKPSHVRVKTRPVRVLDATLPKTQEKLRVREVTLHGYIQAVAWHRIDVLDSFEIRNKDNGQITKQWSESYFRKAYSFAEAGGEYRDLPGEVWWMSYRYQLEEFVNRIKGRKARFWIDHSDSLNNMKMIDMAYKKSGLGPRPSSGFKWE; the protein is encoded by the exons ATGGCAATCATCATCCCGGCCAAGTCCCACCCCGAAGTTGTCGTCCAGGCCGTGGCTGCACGCAGTCGCGAGAGAGCCGAGGCATTTGCGAAATCGCAAGGCGTCCCAGAAGTAAAGAGCTCGTACCAGG AGATTCTTGACGACCCGAATATCGATGCGGTACTAGTGCCTCTTGCAAACGGCCTTCATTTCGAGTGGGCGGTTCGTGCCCTGCGTGCTGGCAAGCATGTCCTTCTGGAAAAGCCGTCTGTATCAAATTCAGAAGAAGCTGAAATCCTCTTCAGCCTGCCAGAAATGTCTGGTGGCAACGGTCCTATTCTTATGGAGGCCTGCCACAACCGCTTCCATCCCTCCTGGATTCTCTTCCAATCCCTCATCGATCCAGTGGATGTGGTTCATTTCGATACCGACTCGATGATCCCGTGGTGGGCTACCTCAAAAGAAGACATTCACTTCAATTTCAATATTGCAGGTGGCTGCATCATGGCGATGGGCTGCTATAGTTTCGCGGCCATGCGTCACGTTTTCGGCTCCGAGCCAGTGGAGTGTACCGAATGCACCACCAACCACTTCACTGACGGCGTTCATGACAAGTGTGACTGGGCCTTTGAGGCCAAGTTCCGCTTCCCtaacggcggcatcggcgaggcAAGGAGCACGCTGCGTGGCAAGACCGCTTGGAAGCCTTCGCACGTTCGCGTGAAGACCCGGCCGGTCCGCGTTCTTGACGCAACACTGCCCAAAACCCAGGAGAAGCTACGTGTCCGCGAGGTAACTCTTCATGGCTACATTCAGGCAGTAGCCTGGCACCGCATCGATGTTCTTGATTCTTTCGAAATCCGAAACAAGGACAACGGCCAGATAACGAAGCAATGGAGCGAGAGTTATTTTCGCAAGGCTTACTCTTTTGCAGAAGCTGGCGGTGAATATCGTGACCTTCCTGGTGAAGTGTGGTGGATGTCGTATCGCTACCAGTTAGAGGAGTTTGTGAACCGCATCAAAGGCCGCAAGGCAAGGTTCTGGATTGACCACAGTGACTCTCTCAACAACATGAAGATGATTGATATGGCTTATAAGAAGAGTGGTTTGGGGCCGCGGCCTTCTTCTGGGTTTAAATGGGAGTGA